From the genome of Anopheles moucheti chromosome 3, idAnoMoucSN_F20_07, whole genome shotgun sequence, one region includes:
- the LOC128305484 gene encoding uncharacterized protein LOC128305484 has product MQIVFTINGKVHKANSATVPIDTSLGTYLRYHAQLKGTKFMCREGGCGACIVNVSSQHPVTKDIISRAVNSCLFPLFSCNGLDIVTIEGIGNKLDGYHATQKRLAHFNGTQCGFCSPGMVMNMYSLLEAKQGKVTMEEVENSFGGNICRCTGYRPILDAFKSLAVDADPKLLDACQDIEDVPRICPKSQHGKPCTGKCSMAAQCEEANDIHLLFTEGREWYKVENVQAIFRIFDNIESRPYMLIAGNTATGVYRRPENLEVFIDITSVADLRVNYFNDALIIGANVTLTELMAILSEATASNGYEYCREMVKHLDLIANVPVRNAGTIAGNLSIKHQYRDFPSDVYLLLEGVGARLTIATSTTSTKVVTVEEYLSMNMNKRIILNILLYPLDPNQYSLRTYKVMPRAQNAHAYVNAVFLLQFQDSGLLRTASICYGGINPGFTHAVQLESFLAGKDIFQEAVFGETLELLNNTISPNHVLPDAIPQYRKHLAMTLYYRAILSIAGDRGVQLNALYSSGSQLSKRMLSSGEQSYETIQANWPVTKHMPKVEGLSQTAGEVDYTDDIPNLPGQLFGAFVLATKPRTNILRIDATEALARTGVAAFYSAQDIPGINNFMPVELDNKEVEEIFCSDRVLYHGQPLGIILAETYDEAYRAAKLVKVEYGPPDGQPILPTVKDVIRAGHTERIRLSDEMQVGERYGAGSGSIRLEGSFDLPSQFHLSMESQQCICVPIDDGMDVYSATQWVDICQIAIARALQIPENSLNFRIRRLGGAFGSKISRASQVACACAIAAHFSQRPVRLIMSLEDNMAAIGKRSACVSRYEMEVNERGQVQRLLNKFYQDAGCSFNDPVEKVTFMFYRNCYDTNCWKVVGHSVLTEAPGTTYCRGPGTNEGISMAENMMEHIAHRLALDPLTVRMENLPEDSKMRELLPMFEEDVQYKDRRIAISQFNESNRWIKRGIAIVPMRYPQYFMGSLHALVSIYHADGTVAITTGGIDMGQGVNTKVTQVAARALGIPTSMIRVKAMANITSPNAIVSGGSMTSDSACYAVQKACEILRHRIDPVREKHPDDSWEAITQRCHQQHVDLCALYQYKMTEVQHYVVWGLACSELEVDILTGNVQIRRVDILEDVGESISPGIDIGQIEGAFVMGIGLYFTEQLVYSGESGQLLTNRSWNYKPPGAKDIPVDFRVKFLQRTHNEKFVLRSKTTGEPALNLTVSLLFALRMALNSARKQAGLSDEWYPIDIPATPEQICLLAGSTIDQFKLT; this is encoded by the exons ATGCAAATAGTGTTCACCATCAATGGGAAGGTGCATAAAG CGAACAGCGCAACCGTCCCAATCGATACCTCGCTCGGCACTTATCTGCGCTACCATGCACAGCTTAAGGGTACCAAATTTATGTGTCGCGAGGGCGGTTGTGGTGCCTGCATCGTCAACGTTAGCAGCCAGCATCCCGTTACGAAGGATATCATATCACGGGCGGTGAACTCG TGTCTATTTCCACTGTTCTCCTGCAATGGATTGGATATCGTTACGATCGAGGGTATCGGTAACAAGCTGGATGGGTACCATGCTACCCAAAAGCGTCTGGCACACTTCAACGGGACCCAGTGTGGTTTCTGTTCACCCGGCATGGTCATGAACATGTACAGCTTGTTGGAAGCGAAGCAGGGAAAGGTTACAATGGAGGAGGTTGAGAATTCGTTCGGTGGCAATATCTGTCGCTGCACCGGCTACCGCCCGATTCTAGATGCGTTCAAATCGTTAGCGGTTGACGCAGATCCGAAACTGCTGGATGCCTGTCAGGATATCGAGGACGTTCCAAGGATTTGCCCAAAGAGTCAGCATGGAAAGCCCTGCACAGGCAAGTGCTCGATGGCAGCCCAATGTGAGGAAGCGAACGATATCCACTTGCTGTTTACTGAAGGCCGAGAGTGGTATAAGGTAGAGAACGTGCAGGCAATCTTTCGGATTTTCGATAACATAGAATCCCGTCCGTACATGCTGattgctggcaacactgccactG GTGTATATCGACGACCGGAAAACCTGGAGGTATTCATCGACATCACCTCGGTGGCTGATCTACGAGTAAACTACTTTAACGATGCGTTGATCATCGGAGCCAACGTTACGCTGACCGAACTGATGGCCATCCTGAGTGAGGCAACCGCTTCAAACGGGTATGAGTACTGTCGCGAAATGGTCAAACATCTCGATCTGATCGCTAACGTACCGGTGCGCAATGCGGGTACTATCGCTGGCAATCTAAGCATTAAGCACCAGTACCGCGATTTCCCTTCCGATGTGTATCTACTACTCGAGGGTGTTGGTGCACGTTTAACAATTG CCACTTCAACGACCTCTACGAAAGTTGTCACGGTGGAGGAATATCTGTCGATGAATATGAACAAACGCATCATACTGAACATTTTACTTTACCCGCTCGATCCCAACCAATACTCCTTACGCACCTACAAAGTGATGCCCCGAGCACAAAATGCACACGCATACGTTAATGCGGTGTTTCTGCTGCAATTCCAAGATTCTGGCCTACTGCGTACTGCTTCCATCTGCTACGGCGGCATCAATCCGGGTTTTACCCATGCTGTTCAGCTTGAGAGTTTTCTCGCCGGTAAAGATATCTTCCAAGAAGCCGTCTTCGGTGAGACATTAGAGCTGCTCAACAATACGATATCACCGAATCATGTTCTACCGGACGCAATCCCACAATATCGGAAGCATCTTGCAATGACGCTGTACTACCGAGCGATACTAAGCATCGCTGGAGATCGTGGCGTTCAACTCAACGCACTGTACTCGAGTGGTTCGCAGCTGTCTAAGCGCATGCTTTCAAGCGGTGAACAATCGTATGAGACCATACAAGCGAACTGGCCAGTAACGAAACACATGCCCAAAGTGGAAGGACTGTCTCAAACAGCCGGAGAAGTAGACTACACCGACGACATTCCGAATCTTCCCGGGCAGCTGTTCGGCGCTTTCGTACTGGCCACAAAACCACGCACCAATATTCTCCGCATAGACGCAACGGAGGCACTCGCGCGCACAGGAGTGGCTGCGTTCTATTCAGCGCAGGACATACCCGGCATTAACAACTTTATGCCGGTGGAACTGGACAATAAGGAAGTGGAGGAAATATTCTGCAGCGATCGTGTACTGTACCACGGCCAGCCGCTTGGTATTATTCTCGCCGAAACATACGACGAAGCGTACCGAGCAGCTAAACTGGTGAAAGTGGAGTACGGTCCACCGGATGGTCAACCCATTCTACCTACAGTCAAAGACGTCATCAGAGCTGGTCACACCGAGCGCATACGTCTTAGCGATGAGATGCAGGTTGGGGAACGCTACGGTGCCGGTAGTGGATCAATCCGACTGGAGGGCAGCTTTGATCTGCCAAGTCAGTTCCATCTCTCCATGGAATCACAACAGTGCATATGCGTACCGATCGATGATGGCATGGACGTGTACAGCGCGACACAGTGGGTCGATATCTGCCAGATTGCGATCGCACGTGCTTTGCAGATCCCGGAAAACAGTCTCAACTTCCGCATCCGACGCTTGGGTGGAGCGTTTGGATCGAAAATTTCACGAGCATCACAGGTCGCCTGTGCCTGTGCCATTGCGGCACATTTCTCGCAACGGCCAGTACGTTTGATCATGTCACTGGAAGATAATATGGCTGCGATCGGGAAGCGTTCGGCTTGCGTCAGTCGGTACGAGATGGAGGTTAACGAACGCGGTCAAGTGCAACGATTGCTCAACAAATTTTATCAGGACGCTGGATGCAGCTTTAACGATCCAGTAGAGAAAGTCACATTTATGTTTTATCGCAATTGTTACGACACGAACTGCTGGAAGGTAGTGGGACACAGCGTGCTGACGGAAGCACCCGGCACTACGTACTGTCGAGGTCCGGGTACCAACGAGGGAATCAgtatggcggaaaacatgatGGAGCATATTGCGCATCGACTTGCACTAGACCCGCTGACGGTACGAATGGAAAACCTCCCCGAAGACAGTAAGATGCGAGAGTTACTGCCAATGTTTGAGGAGGACGTCCAGTACAAAGATCGCCGAATTGCGATTTCTCAATTCAACGAATCCAACCGTTGGATCAAGCGAGGTATTGCAATCGTACCGATGAGATATCCACAGTACTTTATGGGTTCGTTACACGCACTGGTTTCGATCTACCATGCAGATGGAACCGTTGCCATTACTACAGGTGGTATCGATATGGGGCAGGGTGTAAACACCAAAGTTACACAGGTTGCCGCCCGTGCCCTGGGCATTCCGACGAGTATGATCCGGGTAAAAGCCATGGCTAACATTACCTCACCGAACGCGATCGTATCCGGAGGCAGTATGACAAGCGATTCCGCTTGCTACGCCGTACAGAAGGCTTGCGAGATCTTACGTCACCGTATCGATCCTGTCCGAGAGAAGCATCCCGATGACTCGTGGGAAGCCATCACGCAACGATGTCACCAGCAGCATGTCGATCTCTGTGCACTCTATCAGTACAAGATGACCGAAGTGCAACACTACGTCGTGTGGGGATTAGCGTGTTCCGAGCTGGAGGTTGATATTCTAACCGGCAACGTCCAGATTCGTCGTGTCGACATACTGGAAGACGTTGGCGAGAGCATCAGTCCTGGCATCGATATCGGCCAGATCGAGGGTGCGTTTGTGATGGGGATTGGACTGTACTTTACGGAGCAACTTGTCTACAGCGGAGAGTCCGGACAGCTGCTAACTAACCGCTCCTGGAACTACAAACCACCAGGTGCAAAGGACATCCCGGTGGACTTTCGTGTCAAGTTTCTACAGCGAACACACAACGAAAAGTTTGTTCTGCGTTCCAAAACAACCGGAGAACCAGCGCTCAATCTGACCGTTTCGTTGCTATTTGCCCTACGCATGGCATTGAATTCGGCACGCAAGCAGGCGGGTCTTTCCGACGAATGGTATCCGATCG ACATACCAGCGACACCCGAACAAATATGTCTGCTCGCAGGAAGCACCATCGACcaatttaaattaacataA